A genomic region of Vigna radiata var. radiata cultivar VC1973A unplaced genomic scaffold, Vradiata_ver6 scaffold_86, whole genome shotgun sequence contains the following coding sequences:
- the LOC106754258 gene encoding pentatricopeptide repeat-containing protein At1g06270, producing MVIRATMQHRFLLHFRPFLSQCPSAHSVSSLQNLGQAVREEVEAKNYVKIPDLFISLESCQNSNPFSFFSSFPQNVQVQIVDEILQSFIPIRPRSKPQQAYSYLLSYTLQSSNPFPLALAVLQRTLRSGCLPVPQTRVLLSSAWLERRRCLSQSVADILLQMQTIGYTPDCGTCNYLLSSLCAVDQLVEAVKVLNGMGGAGCIPDSNSYGTVIGAMSRVRKTAEAQDLLKQMVVQYGLTPGQGILVKLLAALRANREIWNAVEIIEFLEKDGNSVGFESYELVIEGCLEKCEYVLAAKVATGMTERGFIPYIAVRQKIIEGLASINEWKIACALRHRFAALKS from the coding sequence ATGGTAATAAGAGCAACAATGCAGCATAGATTTCTTCTTCACTTCCGGCCTTTTCTGAGCCAGTGTCCTTCAGCTCATTCAGTGTCTTCATTGCAAAATCTTGGGCAGGCCGTAAGAGAGGAAGTAGAAGCGAAAAACTACGTTAAAATTCCTGACCTTTTCATTTCCTTGGAGTCGTGCCAAAATTcaaatcctttttctttcttttcttcatttcctcagAACGTACAAGTACAAATTGTTGATGAAATTTTGCAATCTTTTATACCTATCAGACCACGTTCCAAGCCTCAGCAAGCTTATTCCTATCTTCTTTCTTACACCCTTCAAAGCTCCAATCCTTTCCCCCTTGCACTTGCTGTCCTACAACGGACTCTACGATCTGGTTGCCTTCCTGTTCCTCAGACTCGTGTTCTCCTCTCATCAGCTTGGTTGGAGCGGCGGCGATGTCTGTCCCAATCTGTTGCTGATATTTTACTTCAGATGCAAACAATTGGGTATACTCCTGACTGTGGAACTTGTAATTATCTACTATCATCTCTCTGTGCTGTTGACCAACTAGTGGAAGCTGTTAAAGTCCTTAATGGCATGGGTGGGGCTGGATGCATTCCAGATTCAAATAGTTATGGCACGGTAATTGGTGCAATGAGCAGAGTGAGAAAGACTGCAGAGGCACAGGATTTGTTGAAACAAATGGTGGTGCAATATGGTTTAACCCCAGGACAGGGAATACTAGTGAAATTATTGGCAGCATTACGGGCAAACAGGGAGATATGGAATGctgttgagattattgagttCCTGGAGAAAGATGGTAACTCCGTTGGATTTGAGAGTTATGAGTTAGTGATTGAAGGGTGCTTGGAGAAATGTGAGTATGTTTTGGCTGCAAAGGTTGCAACAGGGATGACAGAAAGAGGTTTCATACCATATATAGCGGTCAGACAGAAGATTATTGAAGGTTTGGCCAGTATCAATGAGTGGAAGATAGCTTGTGCTTTGAGACATAGATTTGCAGCACTTAAATCTTAG